Proteins found in one Magnolia sinica isolate HGM2019 chromosome 5, MsV1, whole genome shotgun sequence genomic segment:
- the LOC131247026 gene encoding uncharacterized protein LOC131247026 has product MWKDWKNRLRGTVLDMYDNDGDRKKNCPNGVKLEDWVKFVDYESTKEAKSRRGKGKESRSEMKFPHTTGRRGSARTAELIELSITTEKIKDIVANDPACIHNDLNHDPVAQVCGLDKRGRVRGLGHIAKTTIIASTPYINEIREGKGEIAEVKASIIVLKEQMENKINECKDMILTIGERLLEVQNQINTPVQPMQCSPGTAGSQVF; this is encoded by the exons ATGTGGAAAGACTGGAAGAACCGATTACGAGGAACTGTCCTGGATATGTATGATAATGATGGAGACAGGAAAAAAAATTGCCCTAATGGCGTAAAGCTAGAAGATTGGGTCAAATTCGTTGATTACGAATCTACAAAAGAGGCAAAGTCTCGTcgtggaaagggaaaggaatcCAGAAGCGAAATGAAGTTCCCTCACACGACTGGGCGACGGGGATCTGCTAGGACGGCagagttgatt GAGCTGAGCATCACAacggaaaaaataaaagacataGTTGCCAATGACCCGGCTTGtatacataatgatttaaatCATGACCCGGTTGCAcag gtttgtggtcttgataaaagaggacgtgtaagggggttgggtcatattgcaaaaactaccattattgcttcaaccccttacattaatgaaattagagaaggaaagggTGAAATTGCTGAGGTTAAAGCATCGATAATTGTATTAAAAGAGCAAATGGAAAACAAGATCAACGAGTGCAAGGACATGATATTGACCATTGGAGAACGTTTGCTTGAAGTTCAGAATCAAATAAATACTCCAGTTCAACCAATGCAATGCTCTCCAGGCACTGCTGGTTCTCAGGTATtttaa
- the LOC131247027 gene encoding uncharacterized protein LOC131247027 produces the protein MMRTYKKYVTNQTYPEGCIAERYILEESMMYCMDYMPDKMLGSHKRVKKIFYDEGDDNADNFQIDKKGKSYLLTNVQYQQARRWVLQHHAENAQWLGKYNEYIHGQTRKGQNRRGNPSVQKEVDYNAWLREQLENEEMSQFKRIATGPSYDATSYSTYSVNGYVFCTSDSEKNLTTQNSGVSMKALTMFRASARDKNLVEQEATYYGRFRRNIKEEDEPFIHASQAAQVFYCKDPTRDDWHVVLDVPKRLTKDAYAFEDPLVFEAGLTAGSSSPSLIDDLYDPTSEDIQEGSYVEIVSSNPRIQKRKRN, from the exons atgatgagaacatacaaaaAGTATGTGACGAATCAAACTTATCCAGAGGGTTGTATTGCTGAACGCTACATACTGGAAGAGTCCATGATGTACTGCATGGACTACATGCCTGATAAGATGTTAGGAAGCcataagagagtgaaaaagatatTCTATGATGAGGGTGATGATAATGCCGATAATTTCCAAAtcgataaaaaaggaaaaagttatcTTCTTACTAATGTGCAATATCAACAAGCACGCAGATGGGTATTACAACATCACGCTGAAAATGCTCAATGGCTGGG GAAGTACAATGAATACATTCATGGCCAAACACGTAAGGGACAAAACAGGAGGGGCAATCCGTCGGTACAAAAAGAAGTAGACTACAATGCTTGGTTAAGGGAACAATTAGAGAATGAAGAAATGTCACAATTTAAGAGAATCGCTACTGGTCCTAGCTACGATGCCACATCATACAGTACatactcagtaaatggatatgttttttgCACATCAGACTCTGAAAAAAACTTGACAACACAAAACAGCGGAGTCTCTATGAAAGCCTTAACTATGTTCAGGGCGAGTGCCAGGGATAAGAACTTGGTAGAACAGGAAGCCACCTATTATG GAAGGTTTAGAAGGAATATCAAGGAAGAGGATGAGCCATTTATACATGCATCTCAGGCGGCTCAAGTCTTCTATTGCAAGGATCCGACAAGAGATGACTGGCATGTTGTATTAGATGTTCCGAAGCGACTAAcaaaagatgcatatgcatttgaggaTCCGCTAGTGTTTGAGGCCGGGTTGACTGCAGGTTCCTCGAGCCCTTCCTTAATAGATGATCTGTATGACCCAACTAGTGAAGATATACAAGAAGGGTCATATGTAGAAATTGTATCAAGTAACCCACGTATTCAGAAGCGAAAAAGAAACTGA